The Streptomyces sp. ICC1 DNA window AAGCCGAACACCTTGGGCAACAGCCGGATGCTTCTGCACCTCTGATCGATCACAGCGGGATTTCCCGGGACCACGGTGCGTGTGGCCTATGTCCGAATCGCGCACGTTTCCCTACCCGTTGCGGACCCGAACCTCTCACCGGGGGTTTGTGTTTTCCAGGCAAAAGCGGTTTCCTTTCCGCGTACTGCTTTTCGATGAAAGGAAATCCCGGTGGCACAGAAGGTTCAGGTCCTTCTTGTCGACGACCTCGACGGCGGCGAGGCGGACGAGACGGTGACGTTCGCTCTGGATGGCAAGACCTACGAGATCGACCTCACCACCGCCAACGCTGAAAAGCTCCGCGGTCTGCTCGACCCGTACACCAAGGGCGGGCGCCGCACCGGTGGCCGCGGCGCCGCGACCGGCCGTACCAAGGGGCGCGCTGTCGCCGCTTCGGCCGGAAACCCGGACACCGCCGTCATTCGCGCGTGGGCCAAGGAAAACGGCTACAGCGTGAATGACCGCGGCCGCGTTCCCGCGGAAATCCGTCAGGCGTTCGAGGACCGCAAGGTCTGACCCCGGCGCAGGCGGGCCCGGTGGCATTCCGTCGCCGCCGCCGCGACCAGGCGTACGAGATCGGGTCCGCGCGCGGACCCGGACGGGCCCTGTCCGGGAGCGGGCAGGGCGGGAAGCAGTGCCTCACACCCCTGCCCGGGGGGCCGCAGCCACACGGCGGTTCCCCGGGGGCTCCTCTGTGGATCCGCCTCGCCGCCCGTACCCCCGGCGGGGGGTCCCGGGGGGACCGGTGCCGTGATCCGGCCACCCGTACCCAGGGCGGCGAGATCCAGGGCGACCCCGCCCCATTCCAGCCAGGCGAGCAGTCCTTCCAGCTCGTCGGCGCTCCCCGGGGCCACCAGGAACCGCATCCTGCGGCCCATGACGGCGACAGGACCCGTGGCGACGCGTCCGCGC harbors:
- a CDS encoding SCO3374 family protein, whose amino-acid sequence is MALTAPPAAVVPLPRAPIGGCGSEGDPVSPTASWYERELGWTVVGGPPVQLETGLRFDVLELPADAGTAVLRGRVATGPVAVMGRRMRFLVAPGSADELEGLLAWLEWGGVALDLAALGTGGRITAPVPPGPPAGGTGGEADPQRSPRGTAVWLRPPGQGCEALLPALPAPGQGPSGSARGPDLVRLVAAAATECHRARLRRGQTLRSSNA
- a CDS encoding Lsr2 family protein translates to MAQKVQVLLVDDLDGGEADETVTFALDGKTYEIDLTTANAEKLRGLLDPYTKGGRRTGGRGAATGRTKGRAVAASAGNPDTAVIRAWAKENGYSVNDRGRVPAEIRQAFEDRKV